From Argopecten irradians isolate NY chromosome 12, Ai_NY, whole genome shotgun sequence, one genomic window encodes:
- the LOC138336057 gene encoding protein CFAP276-like isoform X1, translated as MERQMMSNRDPYSFPRNQNDDNFMGQLKAEIAGYQKPTHLAQNEDPWNRLNSTCTLASSRREIYHQDPVAPRDSLDFILKSQYNHHQAFLKDPNETLYQPETVGADHGRVLKNREKEVIKAKPYLNHPLSISSQKKKESIHSIENAIESHHTQTTNRGYSRKIDGGFFVY; from the exons ATGGAAAGGCAAATGATGTCTAATCGAGATCCTTATTCCTTCCCTCGAAACCAGAATGACGACAACTTCATGGGTCAACTTAAAGCTGag ATTGCAGGATACCAGAAACCAACACATCTAGCCCAGAACGAGGATCCCTGGAACAGACTTAATAGCACATGTACTCTAGCTTCTTCACGGCGTGAAATTTATCACCAAGATCCAGTAGCACCAAGGGATAGTCTGGACTTTATATTAAAATCCCAGTACAATCATCATCAAGCATTTCTGAAAGATCCAAATGAGACACTTTACCAGCCAGAGACAGTGGGGGCTGATCATGG GCGTGTGCTGAAGAATCGTGAAAAAGAAGTGATAAAAGCTAAGCCTTACCTAAACCACCCTCTTTCTATCTCATCTCAGAAGAAGAAAGAGAGCATCCACTCCATAGAAAATGCAATAG AGAGCCACCACACACAAACTACCAACAGAGGGTATTCCCGAAAGATAGATGGAGGCTTCTTTGTATACTAA
- the LOC138336057 gene encoding protein CFAP276-like isoform X3, with the protein MERQMMSNRDPYSFPRNQNDDNFMGQLKAEIAGYQKPTHLAQNEDPWNRLNSTCTLASSRREIYHQDPVAPRDSLDFILKSQYNHHQAFLKDPNETLYQPETVGADHGRVLKNREKEVIKAKPYLNHPLSISSQKKKESIHSIENAIEGHHTQTTNSGYSRKPDGGFFVL; encoded by the exons ATGGAAAGGCAAATGATGTCTAATCGAGATCCTTATTCCTTCCCTCGAAACCAGAATGACGACAACTTCATGGGTCAACTTAAAGCTGag ATTGCAGGATACCAGAAACCAACACATCTAGCCCAGAACGAGGATCCCTGGAACAGACTTAATAGCACATGTACTCTAGCTTCTTCACGGCGTGAAATTTATCACCAAGATCCAGTAGCACCAAGGGATAGTCTGGACTTTATATTAAAATCCCAGTACAATCATCATCAAGCATTTCTGAAAGATCCAAATGAGACACTTTACCAGCCAGAGACAGTGGGGGCTGATCATGG GCGTGTGCTGAAGAATCGTGAAAAAGAAGTGATAAAAGCTAAGCCTTACCTAAACCACCCTCTTTCTATCTCATCTCAGAAGAAGAAAGAGAGCATCCACTCCATAGAAAATGCAATAG AGGGACACCacacacaaacaacaaacaGCGGTTATTCAAGAAAGCCAGATGGCGGATTTTTTGTTCTTTAA
- the LOC138336865 gene encoding endosome/lysosome-associated apoptosis and autophagy regulator family member 2-like, translating into MAIFWVLVFSFLLTAYTSGDQLLPTCQPTDFHYEYTECDSDGGRWRVSVPEPNKCTGGAPPPPVRGKDCKFTCEAGEFLNMTDQVCSPCPPGTYSLGGGARFDEWDKIPQGFTANVDSFLDSFIPSTDHANCTDTEWKPKGEFIASYPGPCSASLVYSVTLVQPGSVTFDYQYTDSASMFQFKVQNDQCQSVDDQEANKWPGPTKDGEFKTVNLKLKTGLNVIIWRTMGLNLGDSNAKYKPVMIRKIEVTGVAYTSECTKCRAGTHSPKEGAQFCSPCDINSFSDRGSPACQPCDPETQYSRKGATKCVDRPVCSERDYYETQAPCNAEKKTYTEYKWILPQICRQNVDGAVSLPPEGPPRDCPPCNPGHEYVQGVCQVCPDNKFSDGSGLCQLCPASTSPTYGIEYKWWNEMPVNMSSECITFTESECESESQWMVAGGHVHTHYGRGDDAYLILLLKVGGFRNYGTNDGGEVAAIEFVFETNCTGKCEFIFLSDDTGHSTIINTWEGQQKKTNYRYAIHSAEPITFTWAFEHSDWTIQDTSERREKFVTDVAKIYSIKVTNTLQGGASGCQTCPKGVAQNGQTGCVPCPDGHYIDGNDTSCKPCPPNTVIPNGHSWGLESCLTCGEGLRAVHGKRCETDCTYQGQDGRQYDFSSLKGPKLIQGSPLFTGTGTQYYHGFNISLCGTKDTMAVCRNNVSSSDSKKLKIHETSAMICRTTMVPDRDSGTVVSTQPVSIGNTLYKIVSNVSLDAMYTQEGYTGSENDIHFYFRSEKATAACESGRQTIISLRCDPSESGAGSLEVPPKCADGTCDGCNFHFLWKTESACAVCRKEDSEKIIGECQDGEQLIHFTPLQVQTILHLPKNCVLKSPIKPEKQACTVKLSALPFALQIAIPLAAAISLLLVLVVLYCWHKNRSLEVKYMKLAENSDRNYDGELPGVDSCALEDGEEDQYDSVTFKESRGARFFKKLRGKRGKSNADFFSDDENPFEPSNGEKIPLT; encoded by the exons ATGGCCATATTTTGGGTGCTGGTATTTTCATTTCTGTTAACTGCATACACATCTGGTGACCAACTTTTGCCAACCTGTCAGCCG ACTGACTTTCACTACGAGTATACAGAATGTGATAGTGATGGTGGACGATGGCGTGTTTCTGTTCCTGAGCCTAACAAATGTACAGGCGGGGCTCCACCGCCACCTGTCAGGGGCAAAGACTGCA AGTTTACTTGTGAGGCTGGTGAGTTCCTTAACATGACTGATCAAGTATGTAGCCCCTGTCCCCCGGGCACTTACTCGCTTGGGGGCGGGGCACGCTTTGACGAATGGGACAAAATTCCTCAGGGTTTCACAGCCAATGTAGATAGTTTCCTGGACTCTTTCATACCTTCCACAGACCACGCCAACTGTACCGA TACCGAGTGGAAACCTAAAGGTGAATTCATAGCCTCCTACCCAGGTCCCTGTTCTGCTAGTCTGGTGTACTCTGTGACCTTGGTCCAGCCCGGATCAGTGACCTTCGATTACCAGTACACAGACTCCGCTTCCATGTTCCAATTTAAG GTACAAAATGATCAGTGCCAGTCTGTTGATGATCAGGAAGCCAACAAATGGCCGGGACCCACAAAGGACGGAGAATTCAAGACAGTGAAT CTGAAGTTAAAAACTGGACTGAATGTGATTATCTGGAGGACAATGGGACTAAACCTTGGAGATTCCAATGCAAAATATAAACCAGTCATGATCCGCAAGATTGAAGTGACAG GTGTTGCCTATACATCAGAGTGTACCAAGTGTCGGGCCGGGACTCACAGCCCTAAAGAAGGCGCTCAGTTCTGTTCTCCATGCGACATTAACTCTTTTTCAGACCGTGGGTCACCAGCATGTCAACCATGTGATCCAGAAACTCAATATTCGC GAAAGGGAGCAACAAAATGCGTGGATAGGCCAGTCTGTTCTGAAAGAGACTACTATGAGACTCAGGCACCGTGTAATGCTGAAAAGAAG ACTTACACCGAATACAAATGGATCCTACCTCAAATCTGCCGACAAAACGTTGACGGAGCCGTAAGTCTCCCCCCTGAGGGACCCCCAAGGGACTGTCCTCCATGTAACCCAGGCCACGAGTATGTACAGGGTGTCTGTCAGGTGTGTCCCGACAATAAGTTCTCAGATGGCTCAGGATTGTGTCAGTTGTGTCCAGCATCGACCTCCCCTACCTACGGCATTGAATACAAATGGTGGAACGAAATGCCCGTCAACATGTCGTCTGAGTGCATCACATTCACTG AGTCTGAGTGTGAGTCGGAGTCCCAGTGGATGGTAGCAGGTGGCCATGTTCACACTCACTATGGACGCGGCGATGACGCCTACCTTATTCTACTGCTCAAGGTTGGAGGCTTTCGTAACTATGGCACCAATGATGGAGGAGAAGTCGCTGCAATCGAGTTTGTGTTTGAGACCAACTGTACAGGGAAATGTGAATTCATCTTCTTGTCG GATGACACAGGCCACAGCACTATTATCAATACCTGGGAGGGACAGCAGAAGAAAACAAACTACAG ATATGCAATCCACTCCGCTGAGCCTATCACTTTCACCTGGGCTTTTGAGCACTCTGACTGGACAATCCAAGATACATCAGAGAGGCGAGAGAAGTTTGTTACCGATGTTGCCAAGATCTACAGTATCAAAGTCACCAACACTCTACAGGGTGGAGCCTCGGGCTGTCAGACATGTCCAAAGGGGGTCGCTCAAAACGGACAAACTGG TTGTGTGCCTTGCCCAGATGGACACTACATAGACGGTAACGACACATCGTGTAAGCCATGCCCCCCTAACACTGTCATCCCTAACGGACATTCCTGGGGTTTAGAGTCCTGTCTGACGTGTGGAGAGGGGCTCCGTGCAGTCCACGGTAAACGTTGTGAGACTGACTGTACATACCAGGGGCAAGATGGACGCCAGTACGACTTTTCTTCACTCAAAGG GCCCAAGCTTATCCAGGGTAGTCCATTGTTCACTGGTACAGGGACACAATATTACCACGGCTTTAACATCAGTCTGTGTGGCACAAAGGACACAATGGCCGTCTGTCGCAACAACGTCAGCTCCTCCGACAGTAAG AAGTTGAAAATCCATGAAACCTCGGCAATGATTTGTAGAACGACAATGGTACCAGACCGTGACAGCGGCACCGTGGTCTCCACCCAGCCTGTCAG TATTGGAAACACTCTGTACAAAATTGTGAGTAATGTGTCCCTGGATGCTATGTACACCCAAGAAGGATACACAG GATCAGAGAATGACATTCACTTTTACTTCAGATCTGAAAA agCCACTGCTGCATGTGAATCTGGTCGACAAACGATTATCTCCCTTCGCTGTGACCCATCCGAGTCTGGAGCTGGCTCGTTAGAGGTTCCACCCAAGTGTGCTGATGGCACATGTGACGGATGTAACTTCCACTTCCTATGGAAAACAGAGTCTGCATGTGCTGTGTGTCGAAAAGAAGACTCAGAGAAAATTATAGGAGAATGTCAAGATGGGGAGCAATTGATACACTTCACTCCCCTTCAAGTTCAAACTATACTCCACCTTCCTAA GAACTGTGTGTTGAAATCCCCCATCAAGCCAGAAAAGCAGGCTTGTACAGTTAAATTGTCTGCCCTTCCATTTGCG CTCCAAATTGCCATACCGTTAGCTGCTGCTATCAGTTTGCTATTGGTGCTTGTCGTACTGTACTGCTGGCATAAAAACAGAAG CCTGGAAGTGAAGTACATGAAGCTGGCTGAGAACTCAGACCGTAATTACGATGGTGAGCTGCCTGGTGTGGACTCGTGTGCCTTAGAGGATGGTGAAGAAGACCAGTACGATTCGGTGACATTCAAGGAAAGTCGAGGAGCCAGGTTCTTCAAGAAACTGCGTGGCAAGAGAGGAAAG TCGAATGCAGATTTCTTTTCT GATGATGAAAATCCATTTGAACCATCAAACGGAGAGAAGATCCCACTGACGTAA